A single region of the Salmo salar chromosome ssa16, Ssal_v3.1, whole genome shotgun sequence genome encodes:
- the LOC106574382 gene encoding high affinity cAMP-specific 3',5'-cyclic phosphodiesterase 7A-like, producing the protein CKWFCTYVSIARPEAARPVSARNVRRLLSFQRYLHSSRFFHGIPASNPLGYILDDDFTGQAKLMLQKVGNWNFDIFLFDRLTNGNSLVNLTFHLFNTYGLIELFQLDMVKLRRFLVMIQEDYHCQNPYHNAVHAADVTQAMYCYLQEPKLAETLTSCDILLGLLAAATHDLDHPGVNQPFLIKTDHYLAALYKNSSVLENHHWKSAVGLLRESDLLSHLPTEDRLNMEERLGSLILATDISRQNDYLSEFRTHLDKGELCLTNGGHRHFILQMALKCADICNPCRPWKLSKQWSEKVTEEFFHQGDIERKHNLEVTPLCDRQSNSVANIQIGFMAYVVEPLFVEWSRFSDTRLSMTMMSHLSLNKQGWKEGKDKQEASSSRVSEEQRTPATKDSNSKVLPQGSKGS; encoded by the coding sequence tgtaaatggttctgtaCTTATGTTTCCATAGCCCGACCTGAGGCTGCGCGGCCTGTGTCTGCCAGGAATGTCCGAAGGCTGCTGAGCTTTCAGAGGTACCTCCACTCGTCACGGTTCTTTCACGGCATCCCAGCCTCCAACCCTCTAGGCTACATCCTTGACGATGACTTCACAGGTCAAGCCAAGTTAATGCTGCAGAAGGTTGGAAACTGGAACTTTGATATTTTCCTGTTTGACAGACTTACGAACGGGAACAGCCTCGTCAACCTGACCTTTCACTTATTCAACACGTATGGGTTAATTGAGCTCTTCCAGTTGGACATGGTTAAACTTAGGAGATTTTTAGTCATGATTCAAGAGGACTACCACTGCCAGAACCCCTACCACAATGCAGTCCACGCTGCAGATGTGACTCAGGCCATGTATTGCTACTTGCAGGAGCCCAAGCTTGCTGAGACGCTGACCTCCTGTGATATCCTGCTGGGTCTGCTTGCTGCTGCCACCCATGATCTGGACCATCCAGGTGTCAACCAGCCTTTCCTCATCAAAACGGACCATTACCTTGCAGCACTGTACAAGAATAGCTCAGTTTTGGAGAATCACCACTGGAAGTCTGCGGTGGGCCTGCTCCGTGAATCAGACCTGCTGTCCCACCTCCCCACTGAAGACAGATTGAACATGGAGGAGAGGCTTGGATCCCTGATTCTGGCTACGGACATCAGCAGGCAGAATGACTATCTTTCAGAGTTCAGGACACACTTGGACAAGGGAGAGCTCTGCCTCACTAACGGAGGACATCGACACTTTATCCTTCAGATGGCTCTGAAGTGTGCGGACATCTGCAACCCCTGCCGCCCGTGGAAACTCAGCAAACAGTGGAGCGAGAAAGTGACGGAGGAGTTCTTCCACCAAGGTGACATTGAGCGGAAACATAATCTTGAAGTAACCCCACTCTGTGACAGGCAATCCAACTCGGTTGCCAATATACAGATTGGCTTCATGGCGTACGTGGTAGAGCCTCTCTTTGTGGAATGGTCACGCTTCTCTGACACACGGCTCTCCATGACCATGATGAGCCACCTGAGCCTGAACAAGCAAGGCTGGAAGGAGGGGAAGGACAAGCAGGAGGCTAGCTCTAGTAGGGTctcagaggaacagaggactCCTGCCACCAAAGACTCAAACTCCAAAGTATTACCTCAGGGAAGCAAAGGGTCATGA